In one window of Ostrinia nubilalis chromosome 21, ilOstNubi1.1, whole genome shotgun sequence DNA:
- the LOC135082007 gene encoding transmembrane protein 134 — protein MTRPFGNSDKRFSIDDAFEEETDEAIKVYGATGDRSPLQNKYKNGGDFISSKTYKCTEDTTSRDSDSLIHEYVEATQSMYCWNHPKVRENWKTVCAAVVLLIVGVGLLGMGAFAVAEPENGLQGAVFFVAGMICFVPGAYHVVYIWLAARGQRGYDFYHLPLFT, from the exons ATGACGAGACCGTTTGGTAACAGTGACAAACGTTTTTCGATCGACGACGCCTTTGAGGAGGAGACAGATGAAGCTATAAAAGTGTATGGAGCGACGGGTGACCGTTCGCCTTTACAGAACAAATACAAGAATGGGGGTGATTTTATATCGAG taaaacatACAAATGCACCGAAGACACGACGTCCCGTGACTCAGATTCACTTATACACGAGTATGTGGAAGCAACACAATCCATGTACTGCTGGAACCATCCCAAAGTCCGCGAAAACTGGAAGACGGTGTGCGCTGCTGTAGTGCTCCTTATCGTTGGAGTAGGCCTCTTGGGAATGGGCGCTTTTGCTGTCGCTGAACCAGAAAACGGATTGCAGGGTGCAGTCTTTTTCGTCGCAGGTATGATTTGCTTTGTTCCCGGAGCATACCACGTTGTTTACATATGGCTGGCAGCAAGAGGCCAACGAGGGTACGACTTCTACCACCTCCCTCTTTTCACCTGA
- the LOC135082011 gene encoding uncharacterized protein LOC135082011 isoform X1, giving the protein MSFRVVRSSKFRHVYGQALKREQCYDNIRVSKSSWDSTFCAVNPKFLAIIVESAGGGAFIVLPHNKVGRIPADHPLVGGHKGPVLDIAWCPHNDNVIASGSEDCVVKVWQIPDGGLSRTLTDPVVDLVYHQRRVGLVLWHPTAQNVLLTAGSDNQIAIWNVGTGEVLLSLDCHPDLIYSACWNWSGSKLLTTCRDKKIRYTISHRQRSGTWAPASCCCRWTATPTSSTRPAGTGPAPSCSPPAATRRSGTPSATDSDLERGHRRAAAVAGLPPRPHLLGLLELVRLQAAHHLPRQEDQVHHQPQTAIWNVGTGELLLSLDCHPDLIYSACWNWSGSKLLTTCRDKKIRYTISHRQRSGTWAPASCCCRWTATPTSSTRPAGTGPAPSCSPPAATRRSGTPSATDSDLERGHRRAAAVAGLPPRPHLLGLLELVRLQAAHHLPRQEDQVHHQPQTAIWNVGTGELLLSLDCHPDLIYSACWNWSGSKLLTTCRDKKIRYTISHRQRSGTWAPASCCCRWTATPTSSTRPAGTGPAPSCSPPAATRRSGTPSATDSDLERGHRRAAAVAGLPPRPHLLGLLELVRLQAAHHLPRQEDQNHRPAQRRGGIRSHRARGQQGLKGYIPQARPRIHHWFQPNVRASVHAAHARRVIGTDRDGGDRYKQRSDVPALRPRYQPHLPLRQGRLRHPLLRGYTRAPIRPLHQHLPNARPTARYRYDAEERVRRGHV; this is encoded by the exons GTGGGCCGCATCCCAGCAGACCACCCACTTGTGGGCGGGCACAAAGGTCCAGTGTTGGACATCGCGTGGTGTCCGCACAATGACAACGTCATCGCCAGCGGTTCGGAAGACTGCGTCGTCAAG GTGTGGCAGATCCCCGATGGTGGACTATCGAGGACTCTCACGGACCCCGTGGTGGACCTGGTGTACCACCAGCGCCGCGTGGGGCTCGTGCTATGGCACCCCACCGCTCAAAACGTGCTGCTCACAGCGGGCTCGGATAACCAG ATAGCGATCTGGAACGTGGGAACCGGCGAGGTGCTGCTGTCGCTGGACTGCCACCCCGACCTCATCTACTCGGCCTGCTGGAACTGGTCCGGCTCCAAGCTGCTCACCACCTGCCGCGACAAGAAGATCAGGTACACCATCAGCCACAGACAGCGATCTGGAACGTGGGCACCGGCGAGCTGCTGCTGTCGCTGGACTGCCACCCCGACCTCATCTACTCGGCCTGCTGGAACTGGTCCGGCTCCAAGCTGCTCACCACCTGCCGCGACAAGAAGATCAGGTACACCATCAGCCACAGACAGCGATCTGGAACGTGGGCACCGGCGAGCTGCTGCTGTCGCTGGACTGCCACCCCGACCTCATCTACTCGGCCTGCTGGAACTGGTCCGGCTCCAAGCTGCTCACCACCTGCCGCGACAAGAAGATCAGGTACACCATCAGCCACAGACAGCGATCTGGAACGTGGGCACCGGCGAGCTGCTGCTGTCGCTGGACTGCCACCCCGACCTCATCTACTCGGCCTGCTGGAACTGGTCCGGCTCCAAGCTGCTCACCACCTGCCGCGACAAGAAGATCAGGTACACCATCAGCCACAGACAGCGATCTGGAACGTGGGCACCGGCGAGCTGCTGCTGTCGCTGGACTGCCACCCCGACCTCATCTACTCGGCCTGCTGGAACTGGTCCGGCTCCAAGCTGCTCACCACCTGCCGCGACAAGAAGATCAGGTACACCATCAGCCACAGACAGCGATCTGGAACGTGGGCACCGGCGAGCTGCTGCTGTCGCTGGACTGCCACCCCGACCTCATCTACTCGGCCTGCTGGAACTGGTCCGGCTCCAAGCTGCTCACCACCTGCCGCGACAAGAAGATCAGGTACACCATCAGCCACAGACAGCGATCTGGAACGTGGGCACCGGCGAGCTGCTGCTGTCGCTGGACTGCCACCCCGACCTCATCTACTCGGCCTGCTGGAACTGGTCCGGCTCCAAGCTGCTCACCACCTGCCGCGACAAGAAGATCAGGTACACCATCAGCCACAGACAGCGATCTGGAACGTGGGCACCGGCGAGCTGCTGCTGTCGCTGGACTGCCACCCCGACCTCATCTACTCGGCCTGCTGGAACTGGTCCGGCTCCAAGCTGCTCACCACCTGCCGCGACAAGAAGATCAGGTACACCATCAGCCACAGACAGCGATCTGGAACGTGGGCACCGGCGAGCTGCTGCTGTCGCTGGACTGCCACCCCGACCTCATCTACTCGGCCTGCTGGAACTGGTCCGGCTCCAAGCTGCTCACCACCTGCCGCGACAAGAAGATCAG AATCATCGACCCGCGCAAAGGCGAGGTGGAATCAGAAGCCATCGCGCACGAGGGCAGCAAGGCCTCAAGGGCTATATTCCTCAAGCACGGCCTCGTATTCACCACTGG TTTCAGCCGAATGTCCGAGCGTCAGTACACGCTGCGCACGCCAGACGCGTTATCGGAACCGATCGTGACGGTGGAGATCGATACAAGCAACGGAGTGATGTTCCCGCTCTACGACCCCGATACCAACCTCATCTACCTCTGCGGCAAGGGCGACTCCGTCATCCGCTACTTCGAG GTTACACCCGAGCCCCCATTCGTCCACTACATCAACACCTTCCAAACGCCAGACCCACAGCGAG GTATCGGTATGATGCCGAAGAGAGGGTGCGACGTGGCCACGTGTGA
- the LOC135082021 gene encoding probable ATP-dependent RNA helicase DDX55 homolog, which translates to MVNKLWSKVDPPLSKPVLNCIQKQDFSAMTPIQAAVIPLLITCKDVAAEAVTGSGKTLAFVVPMLEMLMKREKLDGPLRKDYIYALVISPTRELAVQIFKVIEQFLQEPELAHFTISLMVGGRSIETDVESLKNGAQIAVCTPGRMMDLLTEQRNLNLPSRMKELEFLVLDEADKILGFGFQGTLSAILQYLPRQRRTGLFSATQTKDLQDLIRAGLRNPVIVSVKEKPSISTPILLENYYVIVEPQDKFLFLLNFIRNRKMVKGLFFLPTCACVDYWASVLPAFLPDKKIFAIHGKMKHNRNNILESFRKTENTILLCTDLMARGLDIPQVEWVLQWEPPTSPAAFVHRVGRAARGGAAGCSLMPLLPTEDAYVPFIRTNQLVELKDWRESKDQIKISDKLKDKVLSLLHSQQLRDRAILERGARAFVSHIRAYSKHECNLLLQLKQLPLGHIAASYGLLRLPAMPEITQEHKDQFVGPKEKIDFDSIPYLDKQREALRLQRLEEQKRTGVRRPAKQKKKMVKTTPWANAKQNKVERKERKQKRKEQKQKVEAAGKKRAKKRKAVTAEEIAELAEDVALLKKLKKRKITEEQFDKAFDLEA; encoded by the exons ATGGTGAACAAATTGTGGTCTAAAGTTGACCCTCCTCTCTCAAAACCGGTGCTCAACTGCATACAGAAGCAGGATTTTAGTGCGATGACACCGATTCAGGCCGCAGTTATTCCTCTTCTAATAACTTGCAAAGATGTTGCGGCAGAGGCTGTGACGGGTTCAGGGAAGACCTTGGCCTTCGTAGTGCCTATGCTGGAGATGCTTATGAAGCGGGAGAAGTTAGATGGCCCTTTACGGAAAGACTACATTTACGCTCTCGTCATCTCGCCGACGAGAGAGCTAGCTGTGCAGATATTTAAG gttATAGAGCAATTTCTCCAAGAGCCAGAACTAGCACACTTCACTATTTCCCTGATGGTGGGAGGTCGCAGTATTGAGACTGACGTAGAGAGCCTGAAGAATGGAGCACAGATTGCAGTGTGTACGCCTGGACGGATGATGGACTTACTGACAGAGCAGCGGAACTTGAACTTACCTAGCAGGATGAAGGAACTG GAATTCCTAGTCCTAGATGAAGCTGACAAAATCCTAGGTTTTGGCTTCCAAGGCACTCTGTCCGCCATCCTGCAGTACCTTCCACGACAGAGGCGCACTGGCCTCTTCTCCGCCACCCAGACCAAAGACCTCCAGGACCTCATCAGAGCTGGCCTCAGGAACCCTGTCATAGTCAGTGTGAAAGAAAAACCTTCCATAAGCACACCGATTCTGCTCGAAAATTATTACGTCATCGTAGAACCTCAAGATAAGTTCTTGTTCTTATTGAACTTTATACGGAATCGGAAGATGGTGAAAGGTCTTTTCTTCCTGCCCACTTGCGCGTGCGTCGATTATTGGGCGAGTGTGTTGCCAGCGTTCTTGCCTGACAAGAAGATATTTGCGATTCATGGAAAAATGAAGCACAATAGAAACAACATATTGGAGAGCTTCAGGAAAACAGAAAACACTATTTTGCTGTGCACAGACTTAATGGCAAG AGGCCTAGACATCCCTCAAGTGGAGTGGGTGCTCCAATGGGAGCCTCCCACGTCCCCTGCTGCCTTTGTCCACCGCGTGGGGCGCGCGGCCCGCGGCGGCGCCGCCGGCTGCTCGCTGATGCCGCTCCTGCCTACTGAAGACGCGTATGTGCCCTTCATCAGGACCAATCAGTTAGTGGAACTGAAAGACTGGAGGGAGTCGAAGGACCAGATCAAGATCAGTGACAAGTTGAAGGATAAG GTGCTGTCGCTCCTGCACTCGCAGCAACTCCGCGATCGGGCGATCCTCGAGCGTGGAGCACGCGCCTTCGTCTCCCACATACGAGCCTACTCCAAGCACGAGTGCAACCTGCTGCTGCAGCTGAAGCAGTTGCCGCTGGGACACATCGCGGCCAGCTACGGCCTGCTGCGGCTGCCAGCCATGCCTGAGATTACGCAG GAGCACAAAGACCAGTTCGTGGGGCCCAAAGAGAAGATAGACTTCGACAGCATCCCGTACTTGGACAAGCAGAGAGAGGCGCTCCGGCTGCAGCGGCTGGAGGAACAGAAGAGGACGGGCGTGCGGCGGCCGGCTAAGCAGAAGAAAAAGATG gtaaaaaccACGCCATGGGCGAACGCCAAACAGAACAAAGTAGAACGCAAAGAGCGGAAGCAGAAGAGAAAAGAACAGAAGCAGAAAGTGGAAGCGGCCGGCAAGAAGCGAGCGAAAAAGCGCAAAGCGGTCACGGCAGAAGAAATAGCAGAATTGGCCGAAGACGTCGCGCTGTTGAAAAAGCTAAAGAAGAGAAAAATAACAGAAGAACAGTTCGATAAGGCGTTTGATCTAGAAGCGTGA